TAAAAGACCTCGACAAGCTGGCTCGAAACATAAGCAAGTTTTCCCCGAGTGCTCAAGGTTTTCAAGACGTCCACGCCTACTTGAAAGACTTAGAATTTCATCTAGAAATGAGACCCAATGTTAcggacaaagacagactttatcttCTGCGATCGACTTCGAGCCCTGAGGTACGAAGCTTTTTGGACCGACAGCCTTCACACACAAAGACTGATTTCCATCtgctccgccaagccctcatcaaaGAGTTCGCAGACCCtgaatcagagcaaggactggtggccgccctggagaccaaGCAGGGTCGTCACGAAACGCCCCAAGCTTATTACAACCGACTGAGACGAtcatacttcggagctcgcaatgaGCCGGGCATGGAAGAGGACCAGAATTTCAGAACTCTCTTCCTCAGAAATCTCCATCCTGgggtaagccaccaccttggcgtcctAGCATGCCCACGAACAATGACATCTCAGCAACTGCGAGACTTGGCACACAAAGCCTACGCCAAGCAAAAAATGGCTTCAGAAAAGGGCTCCAAACCTGCCGCAATTCTTGACATCAACACGCAAAGTCAAGGGATGGCACTGGAGGGCGCCGGTCCCCAAGACAGCGTCAAGCCACGACCCAAAGAATGGAAGTCATCCTCACTTAACAAGGAACGGAACCTCCAAAGTGGCACCcgaccaaaacaaaaaaacgaccgctgggatggacAGTCATCAACTGGACAACGCTGGGAGAGATCACGGAACCAGCCACGGCAGCAGGAAGGCCGATGGGAAAAATCATGGAACTCGCAACACTCAGGCAGAGGATCTTGGGACTCTAACGGAGGGTCCAACGGGACGCGACAGTCACGCTCTGGGGCCACCAGCCCAAGAAACCGTCGGAAAAACCCACCGAGATTCCATACTGACAGAACCCAAACAGAAACTGTACAAGAGCAAAAGACATCAACTAGTCTTGACTCTCAAGAACTGTTAAAGATGATGATGAAAGAGTTCTTCCAGAGCAGAGAGCAGGATCGGAaatgggaaaagaaagaaaaaccagaTTCGGCCTGACTAGCGGCAGAACAACAAGACAGCACCCACCTGGCACAACAAACCTCAGACCAAAACCCCCGTGCACCTCACCCTCAAAATATTGCAACCATCTCAACCACAGGTGAACAGGGAAGTCACCCCGAACAACCCGCTCCAGCGGGTGACACCGACCTAACACCTAGCACGGTGGATGTTAGCAGCTGCCCATCACCACCTGCTGACGATACCACCACAGTGCCCGAAAGTGCCGTTCTGGTTGTCTGCCATGCCTCTGAAGAAACCCAAACCAGTTTCCATAGTCTACCCATTTCACCCCACACTCCAGTGCCTCAACTTCTGGGCGACCTCATCGAGAAGGGTATAGCTAAAAAGTTCTACCTCTCCATCATCATCGAACGCCACATCAAAGTGGAAGCCCTCTTGGACACAGGAGcagacatcactctaatgtcaactgaactcctggaagaaatccaagagagaaacaggagagcaaacagcaccctcaagctcCAAAGGTGTGAACTAAACCTCCAAGCATACTCACACACGGGCCTGCAACTCAAACACGTGGCCCCGATCCAGCTAACTGTAGGACCAATGGATCTCATCCACCCAGTTTACATTTCACCACTAAACACCTACCCACTTCTCATCGGGAAAGACCTGCTAAATCGCTTTGAACCTCTAATTGACTTTAAACACCTGAAGATGTGGACACAGGTCCGCGAGCCCCTCCCGTTACAGTCAGTAAACCCACAAGCACCGCAGTGTCAAACCACAGACACCGACCATCGTCTACGACAGGACGAAGCAAGGTCAAGGTCAGAGCCAAGCCCAAGTCCAGCTGCAACTAACAAAGCTCTCGACCCTTTTCTCTGCGCACTGCAGACGTGGGACTCAACCTCAGGTCCTCCCCAAATCAGAACTGCTGTAAACATCCAGGACCTTCCTGTGTCCGATGCAGTATTGGCTCTCTGGACTGAGATCTCAGCCATCAGTCTAAGCCTTTTCAAAACGCTGAAGCAGAGACAAAAGCACCTGCCACATGTTTCCAAGCATAGCCGCTTCCCTCTCAGTCCCGAATCAACAACAATGGCTACCTCCAAAATAATCTGTGCAGCAGACATACAGTGGAACAACCGGCTGCTAAGCCACTACTTCCTGGTAATCCCTGATCTGCCTCACGAACTATATGTTGGAGCCGACATCATTGTCAGACTCAACGCCTGCATCGACACGGTGAATGACATCATCTGGGCCCCGGCATCACATCAACTGAACCCCACTGTCAACCTACAAAACCTTCAATCTGGTCAGACAGTGCCGGACGCCTGTGCCATGATTAACGAACAGGAAGTCACCATACC
This is a stretch of genomic DNA from Garra rufa unplaced genomic scaffold, GarRuf1.0 hap1_unplaced_263, whole genome shotgun sequence. It encodes these proteins:
- the LOC141317063 gene encoding uncharacterized protein, with product MSRTTDPVGHWEDLEIWLSAMTDSLLPKAAEAVKHQTQDQLDNNITGIMENDPSQSYGHKELAKITGSLSHTLIASLKLSDRQTAHLQQELKSAQQRIGQLELEAQDHQEWSDGTNPRTTEEINKLKETLATTAQEMEQAKAAYTEVSDKLRYAEQLLEKAQLDFKDKNSRIKALETHLNEARTELSYLTQQLDDIKEEAESVRDELKHAYELSREQKGEGATLKPSPAPSEETYVTPKLRELPRAGLQASHGLDLKDLDKLARNISKFSPSAQGFQDVHAYLKDLEFHLEMRPNVTDKDRLYLLRSTSSPEVRSFLDRQPSHTKTDFHLLRQALIKEFADPESEQGLVAALETKQGRHETPQAYYNRLRRSYFGARNEPGMEEDQNFRTLFLRNLHPGVSHHLGVLACPRTMTSQQLRDLAHKAYAKQKMASEKGSKPAAILDINTQSQGMALEGAGPQDSVKPRPKEWKSSSLNKERNLQSGTRPKQKNDRWDGQSSTGQRWERSRNQPRQQEGRWEKSWNSQHSGRGSWDSNGGSNGTRQSRSGATSPRNRRKNPPRFHTDRTQTETVQEQKTSTSLDSQELLKMMMKEFFQSREQDRKWEKKEKPDSA